ATTCAAACTAAAAGcacaaacatttaaaaaaaaaaacctaaaagtGATCAAAATTCACGTAGAAAACAAAAGGTCTATTCAATAGGCTAATGAAAACAAATCAACTTGAAATAAAGGAAAGAGAAGGgatactaattattattatacctCGCCGGTGTGAGCAAAGCAGGTATAGAGATAGTTCTCGTCCATCCAGTACTGCAGATCCCCGATCCAGAGGGTTCGGACCTCGTCGGCGCTGGCGGGCTGCTGCTGAGGCGGAGGCTGGGCGGAGGGGGCCCACATGGCCTGCGGGGCCTGGGCCTGCGGCGGCATCATGACGTAGGGTTGCTGCTGCTGCGGCGGAGGCTGCTGGTACTGTTGCGGCGGCTGCTGGCCCATGGTGGGAGGTGCCATGCCGGGTCCTGGCTGCTGCATCATCTCGCCCCGCAAATCTGAgaattctagagagagaaagagagggcaaagaaagagagagaaagagattgAGTCTCGATGCCCCTTTAAAGGAAGACTcacaaccctaaccctaaaaaggGGATGGTATTGGTAAGGTAAGTAAGGTGCGTGCGTGATGGGCActatggttttttattttttattaattaaaagattgATTGGATTTTTATCGTTTGGGTGATTAGGTGGGGGATTCTCATTGGCTGCTGCTGCAAACGACGCATGTTCTCTGTACTCGTGTCAGAGATTGACGTCCTCTTCTTCCTTCACTTAAACCTATGTATTTCgagcttcattttttttgggcgaataattatttgatttgattgctgtcaaagaaaattgaaagttaatttgatttttttttattttgtgtaaaaaaGACAGCTTTCTAATACACagataaaaaacttaatttaaaaataaagatacgcagttaaaaaaaaactaaatatacaGATAATGATACAATGAGAGttgtctaaaataattttaaaaaatgtttagatgataattaaattaaatttaaaatcaaattaaaagatatatttgaaaaaaaaaactaaattaaagatTTAGTACATTTAATTAGGATAAGACATATATcttaatttgaaagtgatatcaactttaaaattataattatagttcatatattttataaatcgaCTTTGAATTAGcttagtttaaattaattttaaaactaaatataaaacccctttctaaataaacaaaatttatattttttatactcagtttaatcaattttaaatttagtgatattaattaaaaaaacttattgaataaacatttgtttaatatttatatgaaaatattgttattatcaaagaaaatttagaaataaacttTTTCATATAAATGTTAAGTTCTTTTTACATGTTTTTCGAATACTTACATGAATATCTGTGGTACAATAAGTTTAAATAGTTCGTAAATAAACTCTTGCAAATTCAAttcataaaaggaaaagaaaactcTTGCAATAAGTTTTTGACCGTTGATTATATTTTAGCAAATCGTTTTCTGATCGTTGATTACTTCAATGGCTTCAATTTCCTGATGGGAATTCCGAGCTCACAGGTCACAAATACGAATGCCCGCATGATATGACTTTACCCGTCAATTCCATTTATGTCCGAAAATGAAACGTTTCGGAATTGGGTCTTTGGAGCACAACTCGGTCACTGTTTTGCGGGCTGGTACGAACCAAAAGCtttgaactttttttcttttgctttctgattgaaaatttgaaacaatTGATCTTATGGTCCGatcagtttttgttttattatctgTTTTCTGTTGCATGAACAAAGTTGAGTGGGTGCTGATTTCATAAGCTGTACTCATGTACCCAAATGCGTTTTGGCATTTTGCTTTGTTAAGTCTAGTGCTACTTCATAGCGGGAATTTGGGTTGTTGAAGTGGAGTAGAGTTGTGAGAATTTGTGAGATCAGAGTTATTGCATAATTTCAAGTGTTGAAGCGGACAGATTTAGTTTCACTGGAGTGAATTGCGAgcatagaaagaaaaagaatctgAGGAATTGGGGAGACAATGGATTTGCATTTGAAGAGTTTGTTTGACAGATTTCAGGAGCAATTTGGGTCTGGTCCTGGTCTTGGCCCTGGATCTGGGACATGCATGATGAAAGTGGATGGCATTGctccaaattttattaaatctatATACAAAGCTTCTGCAGCTTTGTATAGAACTGAGCCGTGGAAGAGGCTGCGTCCGGGGCACTTGTTTGGCGTCCGGGTTGGGAAAGATTCGGATTGGCCTGGCAAGAAACAGCCTTTTCCATGTGTTCAGTTTATTGGAGGGGATGGTGGAGATGTTGGATTTTACATGTTTAGAACAGAGAATGATGCTAAGAAAATGACAGGGTCTAGGGAGACCATTCACTCTCCCAATGTTGAGCTTCTGAGGGTCACATATGAAGTGGACTCTTTGATGTTCCCTTCTAACCGCAAGATGATCAAGTCTTTGTCATTGGAAGCATCAGGCTCAGATCGTTTTCCTGTTATTGATGTTGCTCGATGCACACCTTCTGGCGATCTTCGATTTAGAAATCCAAGCATTGAAGAGCTTAGGTTTGTCTATGCATTCATGAAGGCCATTTCCCTGGTGCACTCCTTACTTCAGGTTGACAGGGAAAGTGGTCCAAAGTATTCAACTGTGGTGTGTTTTGAACCTTTTATAGAGACTGTTGATGTTCAGTGGCCTCCAGAAGTAGCCAAGGGAGGTTATGACCTTGTTGCTGTTACCGTTTCCCACCCGCCGGGTCAGGCATACGATGAAAAATCTAATAGTGCAAGTGCTGGCTCGACCCCCACCAAGTATGTAGAACCACCTAGGGAGGACACATTCAATGACACAAAAGCATACTCAAGTACTGGCTTGAGACAGTGTGCAATGTGTGAGAAAGAAGTGTATGGAGAACAGTCTATTTGCTGTGGCCGGTGTAGAGCAGTTGTTTACTGCAGTTCAATCTGCCAGAAGCAACACTGGAACGACACACATAAAAGCATGTGTGGACTTTACAAGGCCATGATGGAGAGGGAAGAAGAGCTGGCTATAATGATTTTCATGTTCCCATGTTCTGCTGACCAGCCTTGTAAGTGGCTTGAATCATTAGGTATCCACCAGAAGGGTATGTGGAGGAGAAAGTGCAGTTGCTATTCTCACTGCTCTTTTGGTCTCCTTCCTGTGAAAGGTGGGCTGCAGGAACTATGGGGTGGAATTGATGAATTTGAATACCCTCATGACTCTCCATTTAATAACCATTTCATCTCAAGCCCGTTTCTTCTCTCTGGTTGGCCCGAGTACTACAACCTTCGTTCGCTTCCATTGTCAAGTCCTGTTGCCGACATTCTCTCGCATCCATTGACTGTGTATCACATACTAACTACCCTTAATATAAGTTCAAAGAACCTTATACTGAAAGGGAAAGAGGTGATTGTCCACTACCTTGGACCTGAAGGCGAGTTGGATTGGATGCCAGCATTTGCAGAAGTAGGACACTTGCTTAATGGGTTAGGCAATGTACAAATAGTGATGGTGGGACCAGAAGTTCCAACAAATTTATCGGGTACAACCTCAGGAATTGGTAGCAGAGTTAGAGTGAATCTTGTGAGGGGTGTTTATCAGGTGGAAGCCTCCTACCTACCTTCTCCACATGTTGTCATTGCTCTGAATTCTAGATTAGAAAGCTATTCTAGTTGGGGTGGAGCTCTTgatttaatcaaatcaattgGGGTGCCTGCCTTCTTCACTGATCAATCCGAAGTTTCATGTGTAAATGCTAAACAAGTCCTTCGGAATGCTGGACTGCACATCACACATCCGGTGACTCCAAATCCTTTCCGGTCACCTGTGAAAAATCTCACAGCTTCTAGCAATCTTCCTTCATACAGCAATGGTTTTGTCTTTGGGGTGAATACTTGAATGCAGTCCAAGAAAATCCAAAAACAAGTGTCTGTCTACTGTCATGCATTCTCAAGATTGCAGCCAACTTCAAATTTTCTCGATTGTCGTGCAATTTGCTGAACATCACAGTCACAGCAAACTACAAAGATCATTGTATGTCTCATTGaataatgtatatttatttCAGTTTAGCCAGAGATCTTGTTATAGTCTCTGAGTTATGGACCCTGTggtttttatatgattttgtatCTTGAGCCTCTAGTGGGCTGAGTTCTTTGATTGTTTTCCCCTTATCTCATTGAAGTTTATGTCTCTTAACTCTCCTAGAATGTTGTTCAGAATCCTCAAAACCTTGCTTGTATAAGTTGAAATCTAAATGTCAGTTGTTTTGGTAAATCAATACCATTGTGCTCAACCCGTAGTGGCCCAATTGTTTTGAGAAGAAATAAAGCAATGTTGAAAGTTATCCAATATATGAAGTTCATGCTTACATTTCATCAAGTATATATAGCTGATTTACTCCAAAACAGCGGTGAATCACGTGATACATGAACCAAATTAAATTGATTCATAGTTCAGAGTGAATTAAAAGATGAAGCCTTGATATTTCCAATCAATGAATGACCCACATGCTAAGTCATATATACAATTTATCAATGGATGCTGTTAACTAGTGTCTCAAAAATCCTGAttagaaatttaataaataaaaaaatattgaaaaatataataatatattgaaaatattaaattatatatattttcataaacaTTTTTATGGATATAAATAAGAATCAAACTATAATCAATATACTCAAGGACTTAAAATGATTGTATCATTTTTATCACCACTGCATAATGatttatattacattttaaCATTGAAAAGGCATTATTTTACAACCTTGGTTGGgggaaatgaattaaaataaatgaaatataatgaatttttatagttttctcTTATTTAGTTCGAAAGGGAggaaaaagatagaggaaattagaatctctttcatttttttctgctgatatttcatatttgtagaaaataaaaaataattctattattaatattgtattaactaagttattgaaattttattttcttcacttCCCCTCCCTTtttatctattaatatttacaaGGATATATGACTGGTACAttactcttaattattttttccctttctcCTTATAAACTCAATAAAGAAGGgagttttatacttttatttgttcctttctttcctatttttctgTTAAAATTCTCTTATTcccttttttgagtgaaataaTTTAAGAGTAAaagtaaaagatgaaaatataatataatggattatgtaataaaaaagttttaaaaaattagaggtataaataaaataaatgaaaaattgagcaatgcaaaaatcaaaatagataAGATTATAAGGTAATTAAAAGTTGTGCATCCGatgggagaagagagaaaacaatGAGGTCCAAGTATCCAACTCTTTatcaaccaaaaaagaaaagcagtGATCAGAAGCCTCTGATCTGTTGAGTCCATCACCCCAACTTGCCCACTTgtctataaaagaaaataaatccaACTTACCTATATATCATTTTCCACTAACACCATATATAGAAACCAAACTCAACAAGGAAACTCAAAATTTTCTCACATAACCACCAAACAATGGAGTTCCCACACTCCCTTCAATGGCAATACGGCATCCCTTCTCACCTTCTCTTTCCCTACAATTTCATCCCTGAAAACCATGTTCACTGGACAGAAACCCCTGACTCTCACATATTCTCAGCTGACATCCCTGGTAAGCACCACCTTAATTAGTCATGTGGGAAAATAATGATACTAAATAAAGTCCTTCCCTTCAATCATAcgtcttttgttttctttgtttcggTTTGAGTAAACAGTAAACAGTCTATGTACTTataagtttattgatttttaccATAACTATCTTAATAATCATATCATCCATAATTTGTGATTGATTGATATTATTTTACTCTAatagtgtataaaaattaaactcttttggTTTTcctcataatttttattagggTCTTTTGAACTTGgtgtctttatttatttatctggtGCTTGCTTGTTGTGGTAGGTGTGAAGAAAGAGGAGCTTAGAGTGGAGGTTGAGGACTCAAAGTACCTCATAATCAGAACTCAAGCAGTGGATAAATCCACAGAACCTGCGAGGAAGTTTGAGAGGAAGTTTAGGCTGCCAGGGAGGGTTGATCTTGATGGCATCTCTGCAGGGTATGAAGATGGAGTTTTAACTATTACAGTTCCAAGATCACTTAGTAGAGGTTTCTACATTGACCCTT
The nucleotide sequence above comes from Glycine soja cultivar W05 chromosome 11, ASM419377v2, whole genome shotgun sequence. Encoded proteins:
- the LOC114374562 gene encoding 15.4 kDa class V heat shock protein-like yields the protein MEFPHSLQWQYGIPSHLLFPYNFIPENHVHWTETPDSHIFSADIPGVKKEELRVEVEDSKYLIIRTQAVDKSTEPARKFERKFRLPGRVDLDGISAGYEDGVLTITVPRSLSRGFYIDPSDVPENLEVLARAA
- the LOC114376896 gene encoding zinc finger MYND domain-containing protein 15-like, which codes for MDLHLKSLFDRFQEQFGSGPGLGPGSGTCMMKVDGIAPNFIKSIYKASAALYRTEPWKRLRPGHLFGVRVGKDSDWPGKKQPFPCVQFIGGDGGDVGFYMFRTENDAKKMTGSRETIHSPNVELLRVTYEVDSLMFPSNRKMIKSLSLEASGSDRFPVIDVARCTPSGDLRFRNPSIEELRFVYAFMKAISLVHSLLQVDRESGPKYSTVVCFEPFIETVDVQWPPEVAKGGYDLVAVTVSHPPGQAYDEKSNSASAGSTPTKYVEPPREDTFNDTKAYSSTGLRQCAMCEKEVYGEQSICCGRCRAVVYCSSICQKQHWNDTHKSMCGLYKAMMEREEELAIMIFMFPCSADQPCKWLESLGIHQKGMWRRKCSCYSHCSFGLLPVKGGLQELWGGIDEFEYPHDSPFNNHFISSPFLLSGWPEYYNLRSLPLSSPVADILSHPLTVYHILTTLNISSKNLILKGKEVIVHYLGPEGELDWMPAFAEVGHLLNGLGNVQIVMVGPEVPTNLSGTTSGIGSRVRVNLVRGVYQVEASYLPSPHVVIALNSRLESYSSWGGALDLIKSIGVPAFFTDQSEVSCVNAKQVLRNAGLHITHPVTPNPFRSPVKNLTASSNLPSYSNGFVFGVNT